The following is a genomic window from Fundulus heteroclitus isolate FHET01 chromosome 16, MU-UCD_Fhet_4.1, whole genome shotgun sequence.
AACAGTAGTTCCTGAAATATTACTTCTGTAATTCAGGGGGAAACTAAACATCCGGGCGGGTTTCAGTGTCTACAGAACTTGtttgagtttttaaagaaaactgcagTCATTTTTTGCCACTTTATATAAcaaagttcatttttttttcttcatgtttttataTAGAATGCCTCGTGCAGTGCTATTGTTTTGAACACAACTGTATGCTTACATTTTATTGCTACCGTTagcatattttttttggaatgtaaaACATGTCTGTGCATGTTTAGCAACACAAAACATGGATAGGCAACTTATTTAAGTACCTCTTAATGTAAAAGGCATTGAAACATATTTCAACCTCATTTGGAAGTCAAATGGTCAAACTTCCAGGACTGACGACTGAAACGGGGCAAATCTGATTTAACACAGCACAGAGAAGATGTGACGCTCTGCTGTCCCAAGTCGTTTCCAGACTCCGGTTTCCTTGCCACTCCTCCCTTCATACACATTCTCACTGAGtagcgtgcatgtgtgtgtgtgtgtgtgtgtgttgttgctgttgttggtCTGTTCAGCCTCCTGTGTGCGCCGCGTGTGCGACGCAGCTGCACGTGTGCTCCGCAACCCACACGGGGGCCTCTTGTCCaaatttatttctgaaatatGCACACATAAACATAAGATTTGCAGTCACATGCACTCACAGGCAAGCGCTGAGGTCAGCGGTGATGTTGGAACCTCATGCCACATATTTACATTCTCGTTTTAAGGAAACTGTGTACAAGGCAGTATAAGATGGTGATCTGGCAAGGTGTAGctttttttgaacattttatttattttttttctccgtttTCTGACATAGACAGGAAGGGCTGCGACTATATAAAATAGCTTAAGGTTAAGGAGagttatattcaataaataaataaataagttaataaatTAAAGGGGTCCGTCTATACATGTGAagagagatgtgtgtgtgaaagTTTCCTTGTGTCGGTTTCCAATGTTTGTGCGTGGTCTTTAGGGGCTGTAGTTCAAGAGGAGGGGCAGCAGAAACCCTAAACCCACCCCAGAGACCGAGTGTTTCATTTTGCCATAACTATACAAACGTTCGACATCGTGACACTGAAGCTAAATCTCAGTATGATTGTCCTTTAAGTGAAGTCCCAGATCAGCAGCCGTGCATTACAAGTAAGCTAGTTTAGGAAGCCCCTTTGGGTGCTAGCATGGTCTGCACAGATAGTGCTAAAGAAAACTTAGAATGGTATTCTTCAAAGAATTTGAGCGGTGGAGCCATGGTTCTGCAAAGACGTCTATAAGTCAGTCTGAAATTGAGTCAGAGGATGTTGCGATGTGTACACTCGACCGATCAAAAACAACTAAAGCTGTCATTTAAGAAATTTCTTGGCAAACGGTTTCAGATTCTTGCTCCCCGGATCAACACTGGTGACACGCTACTTGGACCATGCAGACAGCGTCCTTATGTTCATGAGATTTCTTTCTCCCCTGTGAGTTAGTTGTGAGCGGCCCACGGGCTTAACCCATTTTAAAAGTGATGTGAGATCCCTGTATAAAACAATAGACCGTTGACCTTAAGCCCCCGTCATGACAGCTACTGTAAATCCAATTATTTTTGACGCTTTTtgctctctgtgtgtttttcaaTCACAACTGTGTTATTTCAGGATGTGACAGCTAATAATTTggtaaccataaaaaaaaatcaatgtacCTGCACTGCAGCAAAGGGGTTTCTATTATATTGTGTGCAGTTTGAGTATAGCCTAATGCTAAGACAACACTTCTATGAAGCAATCAGTAGAAATTATTTTGTCGCCTCAAAGCTCTTTttgtaacatttctgttaacatatttatgtattaaaaatcTGATAATGGCTTTAACATGTTTATGCTGTGCTAACTTTACTAACACGCTAACAGAGTCAACCCtctatggggacattttggggTAAATCAATGCGCATGAGTGTCGCATTTTGTAAGGACAGTACAGCTAATGATAACTCATTAAATTAGCTTTTCTCTCCTAATCCAAGATTATATCATAATAAATTGAAAGCAACACACGTCCCAACTAAAAGTAATCGAAGAAAAAAGTCCCTAACATCCCTCTGAAAGGATTACAGAGTGTCTAAAAAATTACCCAAATAAAGTCTAAAATTGAAAAGCTAAACTACCAACTCCATCAATAAATTCAAAGGACTACTATTAGACATGCTACTACTAGCATGTCTAATGTGGTGCTAGAATTAGGCTTTCTCCTAAAACATTCATAGCTAATGTTTTGATTAAAAGTCTATACCATTTACTCTTCTTCGTTGTTGTCTTTTCAGCTTATGTTTGAGGTTCATAGTGCCAGAGTCAGAACAAAGTGAGATAAATCTTGAAAAACCCATCTTGCTTGAAAAACTGATATTTAGCTGTTTCTACTCAGAAAGCAATCTGTGCAAAATAGGCTGTTAGTTGCATGTTCCAATTTGCACACTGTTGTCTCAGCATGAACTGGAATTAAATCCAACCATTTAAACGTATTTGCCAACAAATAACATttatacctatatatatatatatatatatatatatatatatatatatatatatatatatatatatatatatatatatatatatatataggggacAAAAATCTTTTGAATATTATGTCAATGAGACATTAAATTCCTATGTTTGCATTGAACGAGCCATGATATTCAGCTTTAATTCACCTAGACTAACTCACTCAATCTTTTGTTGGTCATTTATTTtagtatacatatatataaatattagtTCGTTAGTGTCATACTTGTGACATTTCTAATTTGagttaaaagtaaataagtgtgcttgtgttgttaatgatgTTGATGGTCTTGAATTTCTTCCAGCACCCCTAAAGTCAGTCTGGCAGTGAGAATGTGATTCTACATCGCATTAAACATCATCGACTTATTAAAGTGGCCATTTAAAAAGAATCTGGTAAGAAAATGCTTCCGACTTGCAGTAGAATACGTAAATAACCATACAGTATATTCATACAAACCAGTATAGTACGAGTAAGAATTGTTGCTCTCATGGCATAGTGATGCTAGGTTGCCGTGGCACGAATAAACTTGCAGAGAAAGAGTCAGAAAAGGTTTGGAGCCGTTAAGTGTGCGAGTGTGaggctgtgtttctgtgccctTGTTGccgtgggtgtgtgtgtgtgtgtgtgcgtgtgtgtctgtggTGAGGTGAGGTGGGGGAAATCAGCAGTAGTACATTCATGGTGAGGGCTCATGGGCGATGTCCTGCCTCTGCCCTCTCAGTCCGGCTCGGATTCAGGGGTCATCTGTGGGGTTAATGTTGACATTGGTGGCCCTGGGAGGACGGATGTTTCTTCTTAGAGGAGGATGCATTTGCCTTTCTCCACCCACGGATTGTTCTTCATCAGCTCTGGGTTTAGAAAGGGATCTTCGGGAACACCGTCCTCAATCCACTTGACCAAACTTTGTGGAAATAGAGAAACAGAAAGTCTTACTTTAATCCCTAAAAAGATGTTTATCCAAATACATCTTGTTTTTTTAGGTATTTGTAAGAGTAACACTATTTAGACTCAATGAGGAACATTTTACCAGACGTTTGGCAAAATATCTGCAATTTTCAGAAAAATCTCAACCTATCCTTTAACGTGAACATTTAGCTTATATTTTCCCTTTTGCAAATGAATCATTTGAAAATAACAAGAACAATTGCTTGGCTCAGTAGGTCCTATGATCTCAGTGATGCTAAAAGCTTAGGGTTGCAGAATTTAAGAAGTGAgatccacttaaaaaaaattaaaaaattacatAGATTAAGTTCTATAAATGTATTCGATTCATTTCATTTGGGTTTTCCCAAACAGTCTGAAGTGCTTCCTCAACCACTTCTATAACGTCTCCGATGAAAGGAGGTATTCCCACACTTGTAGCGCTTTAGGATTTATGTGATATGAATAAATTGTATCATCGTAAATATTCCTTTATCAAATTATGATTCAAAATATTTGTTGTGGGTTACAATCAAAATACTTGGAATCTGTACATATTGCAGTGACGCACATAGCTCAGCGGACTGATAACTACAGGTTTATACTAGAAAAACTTGGCATTGAAGGAGAGTTTATATCTGATCATTAAACCTGGGccctttttaaaactgaattttgttcATCCAACATAAGATTAGACACCTTTTAACATGGGAAATTAAGAAATGAAATTCAAAGAAATAGAATGTAAAATAGGATTAGGTGGGGAAAATGAAGCAGATTTCCTAGGCCAGAAGTACAGTACAGACAGTAATGTCCAAAAGCTGCACTGGAGATCAATGTCATGTTCAAGGACATCTCAGCATAAAGGTGAAAGGGAGCATAAAGTAACTagctaaaaagatttaaaccatttaaggtttttctttatttcttttcacattAGGACACAAACgcctttgtgttttattcagctTGTATGAGGGTACACCAACAACACAACTGTGCACATCCAGGAAGTTAaacttttgcccattcttctttacaGATTAGCTTCGGCTCAGTCAGTTTGGATTAGGCGCGTCTGTGAACGCCAATTTTGAAGATGTGCTACAGGTTTCCAACTAGGTTTAGATCTGGTCTTTGACTGAGCCAttataaaaaatggaaaaaaacaaaacaaaaaaaaaaacactggtctACACCAGgtgtgtcaaactccagtctcCAAGGGCTGCTGCTGTCCTGCACCTTAGTCGTGTCCCTGGTCCCACACACCTGgatcaaatggctgaatggcCTTCTCAGAATGCAGCCGATTTCTTtcgagtcctgctaatgacctgattatgtGACACAGTTGTGTTGAAGTGAAGACACATCTAAAAATTGCAGAACACCATCTCATtacagctctggctgtatgttcagaGTCAACCCACTGGGGTGAATATTTGCCCTGGTCATTTGGAGCTTCTAAGAGGCTTTCTTTCAGGAGTGCCCTGTATTTAACTCTAGCCATTGtccccatcaactctgatcagctttACTGTCTCCACTGATGTAAAGCATCCCCACACAATGATACCACCACCACTGAAACATCTGATCCGCAGACGATCCTCCGCAAGGTTTTGCAGCGGAGGCGGAGCTACTCACTCTGTGACTGTTTTGGAGGATTTCTCCCGTTTGAAGGCCAGCTGGTATTTGAGGCTCTCCACCTCCTTCTTCATCTGGGGCAGGTCCATCTCATCCATGGCTGCAGCTTGATTTAGGTTTGTTCTGCCTGCGCACATAGAGAGGAGACCAGAgttatatttatatagaacACTGTTCAAACAGAAGGGCCGACGCCAT
Proteins encoded in this region:
- the gng13b gene encoding guanine nucleotide-binding protein G(I)/G(S)/G(O) subunit gamma-13b, translated to MDEMDLPQMKKEVESLKYQLAFKREKSSKTVTDLVKWIEDGVPEDPFLNPELMKNNPWVEKGKCILL